The Microbacter sp. GSS18 genome has a segment encoding these proteins:
- a CDS encoding chorismate-binding protein, producing the protein MTGPADSFSDLAARGVPFALIARDAETVEVLTGDVVDVDLLADIPLVDAAGVPREVLALVPYRQVRERGFACHDDGAPLRCLVVSEHTAVARDAALAQLPTTPIPLTDAGFDLSDDEYADIVRDVITDEIGRGEGANFVIRRDFVAGVDADPVTAAFTWFRALLEHERGAYWTFLVVTPGHIAVGASPEAHVSARDGVVTMNPISGTFRHPAGGATVATLSEFLESTKETEELFMVVDEELKMMSAVCSDGGRITGPHLKEMSRLTHTEYMLRGTSRLDPRDILRETMFAPTVTGSPMQNACTVIARHEREPRGYYSGVAALFTPRTDAVGDGEATHDLDAPILIRTAYVVDGRLRVPVGATLVRHSDPYGEVGETHGKAAGVLGAIGAIPRDAAAEAAHEIDEDAPAPVARRLADDPGIAALLTSRNARLADFWLNPQDPGESGPFAGRSALVVDAEDRFTTMLAHQLRHLGLDARIVPWDEASDADVDAAELVVAGPGPGDPRDSANPRIRRMREIVARRHASGRPLLAVCLSHQILADILGIGLGPLAAPHQGLQKTVDVFGLPASIGFYNTFTARVAPGTTRVDGAELSTDADGDVYALRGAGFASVQGHLESILSRDGMTTLQRLIAHALTPVGA; encoded by the coding sequence ATGACCGGGCCCGCTGACTCCTTCTCCGACCTCGCCGCGCGGGGCGTCCCGTTCGCGCTCATCGCGCGAGACGCCGAAACCGTCGAGGTCCTCACGGGCGACGTCGTCGACGTCGACCTGCTCGCCGACATCCCCCTCGTCGACGCCGCCGGCGTCCCGCGCGAGGTGCTCGCCCTGGTGCCGTACCGGCAGGTTCGCGAACGCGGGTTCGCGTGTCACGACGACGGCGCGCCGCTGCGCTGCCTGGTCGTCTCGGAGCACACCGCCGTCGCGCGCGACGCCGCCCTCGCGCAGCTGCCGACGACGCCGATCCCGCTGACGGATGCCGGCTTCGATCTGTCCGACGACGAGTACGCCGACATCGTCCGCGACGTCATCACCGACGAGATCGGCCGCGGCGAAGGCGCCAACTTCGTCATCCGCCGCGACTTCGTCGCCGGCGTCGACGCCGACCCGGTCACCGCAGCCTTCACGTGGTTCCGCGCACTGCTCGAGCACGAGCGCGGCGCGTACTGGACGTTCCTCGTCGTCACACCCGGGCACATCGCGGTCGGCGCGAGCCCCGAGGCCCACGTCAGCGCCCGCGACGGCGTGGTCACGATGAACCCGATCTCGGGGACGTTCCGTCATCCCGCCGGCGGCGCGACCGTGGCCACCCTGAGCGAGTTCCTCGAGTCGACGAAGGAGACCGAGGAGCTCTTCATGGTCGTCGACGAGGAACTGAAGATGATGAGCGCCGTCTGCTCGGACGGCGGCCGCATCACGGGCCCGCACCTCAAGGAGATGTCGCGGCTGACCCACACCGAGTACATGCTGCGCGGCACGAGCCGCCTGGACCCGCGCGACATCCTGCGCGAGACGATGTTCGCGCCCACCGTGACCGGCTCCCCCATGCAGAACGCGTGCACCGTGATCGCGCGCCACGAGCGCGAGCCGCGCGGATACTACTCGGGCGTGGCGGCGCTGTTCACGCCGCGCACAGACGCCGTCGGCGACGGCGAGGCGACGCACGATCTCGATGCCCCCATCCTCATCCGGACCGCCTATGTGGTCGACGGCCGTCTGCGCGTGCCGGTGGGAGCGACGCTCGTGCGCCACTCCGACCCGTACGGCGAGGTCGGCGAGACCCACGGCAAGGCGGCCGGCGTCCTCGGTGCGATCGGTGCGATACCGCGCGATGCGGCCGCGGAGGCCGCGCACGAGATCGACGAGGACGCGCCCGCGCCGGTCGCGCGACGGCTCGCGGACGACCCCGGGATCGCCGCCCTGCTGACCTCGCGCAATGCGCGGCTCGCGGACTTCTGGCTCAACCCGCAGGATCCCGGCGAATCGGGTCCTTTCGCGGGCCGTTCGGCGCTCGTCGTCGACGCCGAGGACCGGTTCACCACCATGCTCGCCCACCAGCTGCGGCATCTGGGGCTGGACGCCCGCATCGTGCCGTGGGATGAGGCATCCGATGCCGATGTCGACGCGGCCGAGCTCGTCGTGGCCGGCCCCGGCCCCGGCGACCCGCGCGACAGCGCGAACCCGCGGATCCGCCGCATGCGCGAGATCGTCGCGCGTCGGCACGCATCGGGCAGACCGCTCCTCGCGGTATGCCTGAGCCACCAGATCCTCGCCGACATCCTGGGCATCGGCCTGGGTCCGCTCGCGGCGCCGCATCAGGGTCTGCAGAAGACCGTGGACGTGTTCGGACTGCCCGCCTCCATCGGCTTCTACAACACGTTCACGGCTCGCGTCGCGCCCGGCACCACGCGCGTGGACGGGGCGGAGCTGTCGACGGATGCCGACGGCGACGTGTACGCGCTGCGCGGCGCGGGCTTCGCGTCGGTCCAGGGCCACCTCGAGTCGATCCTGTCGCGCGACGGCATGACGACGCTCCAGCGGCTCATCGCCCACGCCCTGACGCCGGTCGGCGCATAG
- the ispG gene encoding flavodoxin-dependent (E)-4-hydroxy-3-methylbut-2-enyl-diphosphate synthase has translation MPAVNIGMPSVPETLAPRRKSRQIKVGKVLVGGNAPVSVQSMTTTPTTNINATLQQIAELTASGCEIVRVAVPSQDDADVLHIIAKKSQIPVIADIHFQPKYVFQAIDAGCAAVRVNPGNIRKFDDQVGAIAKAAQAAGVSLRIGVNAGSLDKRLLEKYGKATPEALVESAVWEASLFEEHDFHDFKISVKHNDPIVMVKAYRQLAERGDWPLHLGVTEAGPAFQGTIKSATAFGILLAEGIGDTIRVSLSAPPAEEVKVGHQILQSLNLRERKLEIVSCPSCGRAQVDVYSLADNVTEGLKDMTVPLRVAVMGCVVNGPGEARDADLGVASGNGKGQIFVKGQVIKTVPEEEIVQTLIDEANRIADEMGPDAAVGTAQVVTS, from the coding sequence GTGCCTGCTGTGAACATCGGAATGCCGTCGGTCCCCGAAACCCTCGCTCCGCGCCGGAAGTCGCGTCAGATCAAGGTCGGCAAGGTCCTCGTCGGCGGAAACGCGCCGGTCAGCGTGCAGTCGATGACGACGACCCCGACCACGAACATCAACGCCACGCTCCAGCAGATCGCCGAGCTGACCGCATCCGGCTGCGAGATCGTACGCGTCGCGGTGCCGAGTCAGGACGACGCCGATGTGCTGCACATCATCGCCAAGAAGAGCCAGATCCCGGTGATCGCCGACATCCACTTCCAGCCGAAGTACGTCTTCCAGGCGATCGACGCCGGCTGCGCCGCCGTCCGCGTGAACCCCGGAAACATCCGCAAGTTCGACGACCAGGTCGGCGCCATCGCCAAGGCCGCCCAGGCGGCGGGGGTGTCGCTGCGCATCGGCGTGAACGCCGGCTCGCTCGACAAGCGCCTGCTCGAGAAGTACGGCAAGGCCACGCCCGAGGCGCTCGTCGAGTCGGCGGTATGGGAGGCGTCGCTGTTCGAGGAGCACGACTTCCACGACTTCAAGATCTCGGTCAAGCACAACGACCCGATCGTGATGGTCAAGGCCTACCGCCAGCTCGCCGAGCGCGGCGACTGGCCGCTGCACCTGGGCGTCACCGAAGCCGGCCCCGCCTTCCAGGGCACCATCAAGAGCGCGACGGCCTTCGGCATCCTGCTCGCCGAGGGCATCGGCGACACGATCCGCGTGTCGCTGTCTGCGCCGCCGGCCGAAGAGGTCAAGGTCGGCCACCAGATCCTGCAGTCTCTGAACCTGCGCGAGCGCAAGCTCGAGATCGTCTCGTGCCCCTCGTGCGGACGAGCCCAGGTCGACGTCTACTCGCTCGCCGACAACGTCACCGAGGGCCTGAAGGACATGACCGTCCCGCTGCGCGTCGCCGTCATGGGCTGCGTCGTCAACGGTCCCGGTGAGGCGCGCGACGCCGACCTGGGCGTGGCCAGCGGCAACGGCAAGGGCCAGATCTTCGTGAAGGGGCAGGTCATCAAGACGGTCCCCGAGGAGGAGATCGTGCAGACCCTCATCGACGAGGCCAACCGCATCGCGGACGAGATGGGCCCCGACGCCGCGGTGGGCACGGCGCAGGTCGTCACCAGCTGA
- a CDS encoding YciI family protein — MKYVLMFTSTPELDEAADPARAEEVYGRIYEWFGANADKFDDNSAELQPVTTATTIRHGESGPVVVDGPFSEAKEVVGGFAVIDVPDLDAAIALTRTWPALETPGVSVEIRPMVVDYSQFEQ, encoded by the coding sequence GTGAAGTACGTCCTCATGTTCACCTCGACCCCCGAACTCGACGAGGCGGCCGATCCCGCTCGCGCGGAGGAGGTCTACGGCCGCATCTACGAATGGTTCGGCGCCAACGCCGACAAGTTCGACGACAACAGCGCCGAGCTGCAGCCCGTCACCACCGCCACGACGATCCGGCACGGCGAGTCCGGCCCCGTGGTCGTGGACGGCCCCTTCTCGGAGGCGAAGGAGGTCGTGGGCGGGTTCGCCGTCATCGACGTGCCCGATCTCGACGCCGCGATCGCGCTGACCCGCACGTGGCCGGCGCTGGAGACCCCGGGCGTCTCGGTCGAGATCCGTCCCATGGTGGTCGACTACAGCCAGTTCGAGCAGTGA
- a CDS encoding sigma factor-like helix-turn-helix DNA-binding protein: MTGADAVAGGSGELPDRAAPASDALLAETVRAESGRIVAALTARLGSFDVAEEAVSDAVEEAVREWRVRGIPPRPGAWLTEAARHNALDRLRRDRVYRDKLALLADPTQAPARTDRAAGEAEPDERLPLLFGCCHPALAADAQLALTLRTIVGLTTAQIARATLQPVATVQQRIVRAKRKIAAAGIPLQIPQGDSRRERLDLVLTVVSVMYSEAHLMDGKDAAADRDLADDAIWLARVVAAALPDEAEAHGLLALLLFHRAREDARAVDGDLVLLGDQDRSRWDRPLMIAAHAQLRRAAALRRPGRWQLHAAIAACHADAADADGTDWLQVLTLYDMLLVFDRSPLVRLNRAVALARADGAGVALREVDDLEPALAGAHLWHAVRASLLREVGREEEALAADLRALELTANAAERRLIERRLGRPGS; encoded by the coding sequence GTGACGGGTGCGGATGCCGTGGCCGGCGGTTCCGGCGAGCTGCCGGATCGCGCGGCCCCGGCATCCGACGCCCTGCTCGCCGAGACCGTCCGCGCCGAGTCGGGGCGCATCGTCGCGGCGCTCACGGCGCGCCTGGGCAGCTTCGACGTGGCCGAGGAGGCCGTCTCCGACGCGGTGGAGGAGGCGGTGCGCGAGTGGCGCGTGCGCGGCATCCCGCCGCGGCCGGGAGCGTGGCTGACCGAGGCGGCGCGTCACAACGCGCTGGACCGCCTGCGGCGCGACCGCGTCTACCGCGACAAGCTCGCGCTGCTCGCCGACCCGACGCAAGCCCCGGCGCGCACCGACCGGGCCGCGGGCGAGGCGGAGCCCGACGAGCGACTCCCGCTGCTGTTCGGCTGCTGCCACCCGGCGCTCGCCGCCGATGCCCAGCTCGCCCTGACGCTGAGGACGATCGTCGGACTCACGACGGCTCAGATCGCGCGGGCGACGCTCCAGCCCGTCGCCACGGTGCAGCAGCGGATCGTGCGGGCCAAGCGCAAGATCGCCGCCGCCGGCATCCCGCTCCAGATCCCCCAGGGCGACAGCCGCCGCGAACGACTCGATCTCGTCCTCACCGTGGTGTCGGTCATGTACAGCGAGGCGCACCTCATGGACGGGAAGGACGCCGCGGCCGACCGCGACCTCGCCGACGACGCGATCTGGCTGGCGCGCGTGGTCGCCGCGGCACTGCCCGACGAGGCCGAGGCGCACGGCCTGCTGGCGCTGCTGCTGTTCCACCGGGCCCGCGAGGACGCGCGTGCCGTCGACGGCGACCTGGTGCTGCTGGGCGACCAGGACCGCTCGCGCTGGGACCGTCCGCTCATGATCGCCGCCCATGCGCAGCTGCGGCGCGCGGCCGCGCTGCGGCGACCGGGTCGCTGGCAGCTGCACGCGGCGATCGCGGCGTGCCATGCCGACGCCGCGGACGCCGACGGAACCGACTGGCTGCAGGTGCTGACGCTCTACGACATGCTGCTGGTGTTCGACCGCTCGCCGCTCGTGCGGCTGAACCGCGCCGTGGCGCTCGCCCGCGCCGACGGTGCGGGGGTGGCGCTGCGCGAGGTCGACGACCTCGAGCCGGCCCTCGCCGGCGCGCATCTGTGGCACGCGGTGCGCGCGTCGCTGCTGCGCGAGGTGGGTCGGGAAGAGGAAGCGCTCGCCGCGGATCTGCGAGCGCTCGAGCTGACCGCCAACGCCGCCGAGCGCCGCCTCATCGAGCGGCGCCTCGGCCGGCCCGGATCCTGA
- a CDS encoding site-2 protease family protein has product METIAFVIGFVVLFVGLAVSIALHEIGHLVPAKKFGVRVGQYMVGFGPTLWSRRRGETEYGVKAIPLGGYISMAGMYPPSPKQAAGSASGRAGGGFFATMVQDARAANDETLDGDDDARVFYRLPVYKRVIIMLGGPFMNLLLAIVLFAILLSGIGLQTATTTVQSVSECVIPADTGRTECTADDPIAPAAAAGIEPGDVLVAVDGRQVETFAEASAIIQDSPDQPIPVVVERDGAEQTLTLTPTSVTRAVTDERGQAVVDANGDPVTEEVGFVGIRQELDYVRAPIWEAPVVAAQNVGAVANLIWQLPVKVWETGVDTLTGQERDPNGPLSVVGAGVIAGEVAAADAPILNRVAGFLSVLASLNIALFVFNLVPLLPLDGGHVAVALWDGIRRWWAKITGRPAPKPVDATKLVPVTFVVVVALIAMGAVLIVADLVNPISLLG; this is encoded by the coding sequence GTGGAAACGATCGCGTTCGTCATCGGCTTCGTCGTGCTCTTCGTCGGCCTGGCCGTCTCGATCGCCCTGCACGAGATCGGCCACCTCGTGCCCGCGAAGAAGTTCGGCGTGCGCGTCGGCCAGTACATGGTGGGCTTCGGGCCGACCCTGTGGTCGCGCCGCCGCGGCGAGACCGAGTACGGCGTGAAGGCCATCCCGCTCGGCGGCTACATCTCGATGGCCGGCATGTACCCTCCCTCGCCGAAGCAGGCCGCCGGGAGCGCCTCGGGCCGCGCCGGCGGCGGCTTCTTCGCCACCATGGTGCAGGACGCGCGCGCGGCCAACGACGAGACCCTCGACGGCGACGACGACGCCCGCGTGTTCTACCGGCTGCCGGTGTACAAGCGCGTGATCATCATGCTCGGCGGTCCGTTCATGAACCTGCTGCTGGCGATCGTGCTGTTCGCGATCCTCCTCAGCGGCATCGGGCTCCAGACCGCCACCACGACGGTGCAGAGCGTGAGCGAGTGCGTGATCCCCGCCGACACGGGACGCACCGAGTGCACCGCGGACGACCCGATCGCCCCCGCGGCGGCCGCCGGCATCGAGCCGGGGGATGTCCTCGTCGCCGTCGACGGCCGGCAGGTCGAGACGTTCGCCGAAGCATCCGCGATCATCCAGGACTCGCCCGATCAGCCGATCCCCGTCGTCGTCGAGCGCGACGGCGCCGAGCAGACGCTCACACTCACCCCGACGTCCGTCACGCGCGCCGTCACCGACGAACGAGGGCAGGCCGTCGTCGACGCGAACGGCGATCCCGTCACCGAGGAGGTCGGCTTCGTCGGCATCCGCCAGGAGCTCGACTACGTGCGCGCGCCGATCTGGGAGGCCCCCGTGGTCGCCGCGCAGAACGTCGGCGCGGTGGCGAACCTCATCTGGCAGCTGCCGGTGAAGGTGTGGGAGACCGGCGTCGACACGCTCACCGGTCAGGAGCGGGACCCCAACGGTCCGCTCAGCGTCGTGGGCGCGGGCGTCATCGCCGGCGAGGTCGCGGCGGCGGACGCGCCGATCCTCAACCGCGTCGCCGGATTCCTGTCGGTGCTGGCGTCGCTGAACATCGCGCTGTTCGTGTTCAACCTGGTGCCGCTGCTGCCGCTGGACGGCGGACACGTCGCCGTCGCACTGTGGGACGGCATCCGCCGGTGGTGGGCGAAGATCACCGGACGCCCCGCGCCGAAGCCCGTCGACGCCACCAAGCTCGTCCCGGTGACGTTCGTCGTCGTCGTCGCTCTCATCGCCATGGGCGCCGTGCTGATCGTCGCGGACCTCGTGAACCCGATCTCTCTGCTGGGGTGA
- a CDS encoding UDP-N-acetylmuramoyl-L-alanyl-D-glutamate--2,6-diaminopimelate ligase, with product MPTDAPTNLPPVLRPEHPPVHALSDLAARFQAEVRGDASGVELTGITLATADLRPGEAFVAIRGAARHGAEFAAAAAEKGAVAVITDAAGADLAEPAGLPIVVVDNPRVLLGDLSAWVYGTGPDDDIPLLFGTTGTNGKTSVSHLLEGILEQLGVVTGLSSTAERHIAGEVIVSRLTTPEASEFHALLALMRERGVEAVAVEVSAQALSRHRVDGLVFDVAGFTNLSHDHLDDYADMREYFEAKTPLFRPDRSKRAVICLDSEYGSEVAARCEVPKVTIATPAIAFDADAAAAADWVVEIIDERQDGTEFSLTGPDGRSLTTVVPVIGRHMAANAGLAIVMLLEGGYAWERLVAALDGGRIEAYLPGRTQLVSGDRGPAIYVDFGHSPDAFEKTLGAIRRVTPGKVVMLFGADGDRDATKRHDMGRTGVEGSDILVITDHHPRFEDPDSIRATLIEGARRARPDAEIHEFSPPERAIVETVALVGDGDAVLWAGPGHQDYRDIRGMRAPYSARELARRALRAAGWPVPEPHWPVPYPEDHVVISDPLRPFDFPTS from the coding sequence ATGCCGACAGACGCCCCCACGAACCTGCCCCCCGTCCTCCGCCCGGAGCACCCGCCCGTCCACGCGCTGAGCGATCTCGCGGCCCGGTTCCAGGCCGAGGTGCGCGGCGACGCGTCGGGTGTGGAGCTGACGGGCATCACGCTGGCCACAGCCGATCTGCGCCCCGGCGAGGCGTTCGTGGCGATCCGCGGCGCCGCCCGCCACGGCGCCGAATTCGCCGCCGCCGCAGCCGAGAAGGGCGCGGTCGCCGTGATCACGGACGCCGCCGGCGCCGACCTCGCAGAACCCGCGGGTCTGCCGATCGTCGTCGTCGACAACCCCCGCGTGCTGCTCGGCGACCTGTCGGCGTGGGTGTACGGCACCGGCCCCGATGACGACATCCCGCTGCTGTTCGGCACGACCGGCACCAACGGCAAGACGAGCGTGTCGCACCTGCTGGAGGGCATCCTCGAGCAGCTCGGCGTCGTGACCGGCCTGTCCTCGACGGCCGAGCGCCACATCGCCGGCGAGGTGATCGTGTCGCGGCTCACCACGCCCGAGGCGTCCGAGTTCCACGCCCTCCTCGCGCTGATGCGCGAGCGCGGCGTCGAGGCCGTCGCGGTCGAGGTGAGCGCGCAGGCGCTGAGCCGCCACCGCGTCGACGGCCTGGTCTTCGACGTCGCGGGCTTCACCAACCTCAGTCACGACCACCTCGACGACTACGCCGACATGCGCGAGTACTTCGAGGCAAAGACCCCCCTGTTCCGTCCCGATCGCTCCAAGCGCGCGGTGATCTGCCTCGACTCGGAGTACGGCTCCGAGGTCGCCGCCCGCTGCGAGGTGCCGAAGGTGACGATCGCGACGCCCGCGATCGCCTTCGATGCGGATGCCGCCGCCGCCGCGGACTGGGTGGTGGAGATCATCGACGAGCGCCAGGACGGCACGGAGTTCTCGCTGACCGGCCCCGACGGACGCTCCCTGACCACGGTGGTCCCGGTGATCGGGCGCCACATGGCCGCGAACGCGGGACTGGCGATCGTGATGCTCCTCGAGGGCGGGTACGCGTGGGAGCGTCTGGTGGCGGCGCTCGACGGCGGCCGCATCGAGGCGTATCTGCCCGGACGGACGCAGCTGGTCTCGGGCGATCGGGGACCGGCGATCTACGTCGATTTCGGCCACTCCCCCGACGCGTTCGAGAAGACGCTCGGCGCGATCCGGCGCGTGACGCCCGGCAAGGTCGTCATGCTCTTCGGCGCCGACGGCGATCGCGACGCCACGAAGCGCCACGACATGGGGCGCACCGGCGTCGAGGGCAGCGACATCCTGGTGATCACCGATCACCATCCGCGCTTCGAGGACCCGGACTCGATCCGCGCGACCCTCATCGAGGGCGCGCGGCGAGCGAGACCGGATGCCGAGATCCACGAGTTCTCCCCGCCCGAGCGGGCCATCGTCGAGACGGTGGCGCTGGTCGGCGACGGCGACGCGGTGCTGTGGGCCGGCCCCGGCCACCAGGACTACCGCGACATCCGGGGCATGCGCGCGCCGTACTCGGCGCGCGAGCTCGCCCGCCGGGCGCTGCGCGCGGCCGGCTGGCCGGTCCCCGAGCCGCACTGGCCGGTGCCCTACCCCGAGGATCACGTGGTGATCTCGGACCCGCTGCGACCGTTCGACTTCCCGACGTCCTGA